The following are encoded in a window of Methanomassiliicoccales archaeon genomic DNA:
- the argJ gene encoding bifunctional ornithine acetyltransferase/N-acetylglutamate synthase codes for MNIIEGGITSPLGWYASGVHAGIKREKLDLALLYSEKPARVSIGYTQNKVKAAPVEIMMKRDPEFLQAFVINSGNANALTGLKGIEDAIAMVKTTAHEFNIDEALVGVASTGVIGRYMPIDRVIEGISIAAKSIGRGKKYDELASTAIMTTDLVRKEVACQVPLADGRIVTIGGMAKGSGMISPSMRTLHATTLSFITTDALITSRPDKRWQRILDRTFNMINVDGDQSTNDISVFMANGCVGGDPVDDDAGFWDGVELVAKTLSKKIAADGEGATKLIEVVVTGALTEEDARSAARSIVSSNLVKAAVFGADPNYGRIIAAVGNSASKFDLDKMQLMICANGTSVKLFDRGEPMQLSGKSVEAVARKVLSSKAITIQLDLGMGNCTADAWGCDLSYDYVRINSAYTT; via the coding sequence TTGAATATCATTGAGGGAGGTATCACCTCACCCCTTGGTTGGTACGCAAGCGGCGTACATGCTGGTATCAAAAGAGAAAAACTCGATCTTGCGTTACTCTATTCTGAAAAGCCTGCGCGTGTCTCAATAGGGTACACGCAGAACAAAGTAAAAGCAGCACCTGTTGAAATTATGATGAAAAGAGATCCGGAATTTCTCCAAGCATTCGTGATCAATAGCGGAAACGCAAATGCACTCACGGGTTTAAAGGGGATTGAGGATGCAATTGCGATGGTGAAAACAACGGCACACGAATTCAATATCGATGAAGCTCTCGTGGGAGTGGCATCAACTGGAGTCATAGGTCGTTATATGCCTATTGACCGCGTTATTGAGGGTATAAGTATCGCTGCAAAGTCTATTGGAAGGGGAAAGAAATATGATGAACTAGCCTCAACTGCAATCATGACGACTGATCTTGTTAGAAAGGAGGTAGCGTGCCAAGTTCCTCTTGCTGATGGTAGGATTGTGACGATAGGTGGAATGGCTAAAGGTAGCGGGATGATATCTCCATCTATGAGAACACTGCATGCAACGACACTGAGTTTCATTACTACCGATGCACTGATAACTTCAAGGCCTGACAAACGCTGGCAGCGTATTCTCGACCGCACATTCAATATGATAAATGTCGACGGTGACCAGAGTACCAATGACATCTCAGTATTTATGGCAAACGGGTGTGTTGGGGGAGACCCAGTCGACGATGACGCCGGTTTCTGGGACGGCGTCGAGTTGGTAGCGAAAACCCTCTCGAAAAAAATAGCCGCTGACGGTGAAGGTGCTACGAAATTAATCGAGGTTGTCGTAACGGGTGCGCTTACAGAAGAAGACGCGAGGAGTGCGGCCAGATCGATAGTTTCATCAAATTTGGTGAAGGCAGCTGTATTTGGTGCCGATCCCAACTATGGCAGGATCATTGCGGCCGTGGGGAATTCGGCTAGCAAATTCGATCTTGATAAAATGCAACTCATGATATGTGCAAATGGAACAAGTGTGAAATTGTTCGATCGCGGAGAGCCAATGCAGTTATCTGGAAAATCTGTTGAGGCCGTAGCTAGAAAGGTACTTTCTAGCAAAGCAATAACAATCCAACTTGATCTTGGGATGGGTAATTGCACAGCCGATGCTTGGGGCTGTGATCTGAGCTATGACTATGTAAGGATAAATTCCGCGTATACGACCTAG
- the argC gene encoding N-acetyl-gamma-glutamyl-phosphate reductase — translation MIRTAIIGGSGYTGGELARILCRHPKMTVVSMTSRQHAGVKVSKMHPFLEGFLDMRFDEKLNEAKDCDLVFVATPYGASMDVIPDLVQRGIKVVDLSGDYRLGDAAVYRKWYGIEHKDPDNLMKAVYGIPELFGEEIAKAQLVANPGCYPTCAVIAVAPLVAKGLVSKKIIVDAKSGTSGAGMEPTKMTHHPNCGASVIPYKVGSHRHTPEIAMALRKIGNDAIDVVFTPHLIPIVRGILCTCYVSLNSQFGHDDIYSIYHGFYESCKFVRINSIPSVPSVVGSNFCEVGYEFAGSDNLVVMGALDNLVKGGAGQAIQNANIMFGLDEACGLDFPGLGV, via the coding sequence ATGATAAGGACTGCTATCATTGGCGGATCAGGATATACGGGTGGCGAATTAGCTCGTATACTATGCCGTCATCCAAAAATGACAGTTGTTTCAATGACCTCCCGGCAGCATGCGGGCGTAAAGGTCTCCAAAATGCATCCCTTCCTCGAAGGATTCCTCGATATGAGATTCGATGAGAAGCTCAACGAAGCAAAAGATTGTGATCTCGTATTCGTCGCAACTCCGTACGGCGCTTCAATGGATGTCATACCAGACCTGGTACAGAGGGGAATCAAGGTAGTTGATTTGAGTGGTGATTACCGCCTCGGAGACGCTGCTGTTTATCGCAAGTGGTATGGAATTGAGCACAAGGATCCAGACAACTTGATGAAAGCGGTGTATGGAATTCCAGAACTCTTCGGAGAGGAAATAGCAAAAGCTCAATTGGTCGCAAATCCTGGCTGCTATCCTACTTGTGCGGTCATTGCAGTTGCTCCTTTGGTTGCAAAGGGCTTGGTGTCGAAGAAAATCATTGTTGATGCGAAGAGTGGAACATCAGGTGCTGGTATGGAGCCAACAAAGATGACGCATCATCCAAATTGCGGGGCTAGCGTGATTCCATATAAAGTCGGGTCTCATAGACATACTCCTGAGATTGCTATGGCGCTTAGAAAAATAGGTAATGACGCTATTGATGTAGTGTTTACGCCGCATCTTATACCGATTGTTAGGGGTATCCTGTGTACATGCTATGTGTCTCTAAATTCTCAGTTTGGTCATGATGACATTTATTCGATATATCATGGGTTCTATGAAAGCTGTAAATTCGTAAGGATAAACAGCATCCCTTCTGTACCTTCAGTCGTCGGATCGAATTTTTGTGAGGTAGGATATGAGTTTGCCGGCAGTGACAACCTTGTAGTCATGGGCGCGCTTGACAATTTGGTGAAGGGTGGCGCAGGGCAGGCAATTCAGAATGCAAATATCATGTTTGGACTGGATGAGGCTTGTGGCCTTGATTTTCCTGGCCTGGGGGTGTGA